The Echinicola rosea genome has a segment encoding these proteins:
- a CDS encoding FAD-dependent oxidoreductase, whose amino-acid sequence MKRNDVSIIGAGLIGSLLGVYLQKKGLNVSIYEKRPDLRDEKHARGGRSINMALSDRGWKALDKIGLRQMVEPYVIPMYGRRVHDEHGETSFLSYGEENQAIYSISRGKFNHMLVDEAEKYGAKLNFNHICEEINIAETTLGLILPDGTKEQRETDVIIGADGAYSSLRDAMQRQTRLNYKQEYISHGYKELTIPATANGEFAMDPNALHIWPRGQFMLIALPNPDKSFTCTLFLPFEGGKVCFDKINDEGDLESVFKNYFADAFALMPDLNEEYFGNPTSSLINVECFPWLANKSLLIGDACHAMVPFFGQGMNCGFEDCFILDGLIEKYGTTSWELVFEKFQKVRKPDTDAISQMARNNFTEMRDSVANPRFLVRKKIEAKLHELYPNEWTPLYTMVTFSDMKYADAYAQGQLQDEIMDKVMEDPMILQNYHQVDYAAIISQIETARMV is encoded by the coding sequence ATGAAGAGAAATGATGTCAGCATTATTGGTGCAGGACTAATTGGCTCATTGCTGGGGGTTTATCTTCAGAAGAAAGGGCTCAACGTTTCTATCTATGAGAAGAGACCCGATCTGCGGGACGAAAAACATGCCCGAGGTGGTCGCTCCATCAATATGGCCCTTAGTGACAGGGGATGGAAGGCCTTGGATAAGATCGGTCTTCGCCAAATGGTAGAGCCCTATGTGATTCCGATGTACGGAAGGAGGGTTCATGACGAGCACGGTGAGACTTCTTTCTTGTCCTATGGCGAAGAAAATCAAGCGATCTATTCGATCTCTAGGGGCAAGTTTAACCATATGCTCGTAGATGAGGCCGAGAAGTATGGTGCCAAATTGAATTTTAACCATATTTGTGAGGAGATCAATATTGCGGAGACAACCTTAGGGTTGATCTTGCCCGACGGGACAAAAGAACAGCGTGAAACGGATGTGATCATTGGTGCGGATGGCGCTTATTCGTCTCTTAGAGATGCGATGCAGCGTCAGACAAGACTGAACTACAAGCAGGAATATATCTCCCATGGCTATAAAGAACTGACCATTCCTGCTACGGCAAATGGTGAATTTGCGATGGATCCCAATGCCCTTCACATCTGGCCTAGAGGGCAATTTATGTTGATAGCCTTGCCCAATCCGGACAAGTCCTTCACCTGTACACTTTTCTTGCCTTTTGAAGGGGGCAAGGTATGCTTTGACAAGATCAATGATGAAGGTGATTTGGAGAGTGTGTTCAAAAATTATTTTGCTGATGCCTTTGCGCTAATGCCCGACCTGAACGAGGAGTACTTTGGCAATCCCACCTCTTCCCTCATCAATGTCGAGTGCTTCCCTTGGTTGGCCAATAAGTCACTATTGATCGGGGATGCTTGTCACGCGATGGTGCCTTTCTTCGGACAAGGGATGAATTGTGGCTTTGAAGATTGCTTTATACTGGACGGTCTTATTGAAAAGTACGGCACCACTTCTTGGGAATTGGTCTTTGAGAAATTTCAAAAAGTCAGAAAACCAGATACCGATGCCATCAGTCAAATGGCCAGGAATAATTTTACTGAGATGAGGGACAGTGTGGCCAATCCTCGCTTCTTGGTTCGCAAGAAAATAGAGGCCAAGCTGCATGAACTGTATCCCAATGAGTGGACACCCCTCTATACGATGGTGACTTTTTCAGATATGAAATATGCAGATGCTTATGCCCAGGGGCAGCTTCAGGATGAAATTATGGATAAAGTAATGGAGGATCCTATGATTTTACAAAATTATCATCAAGTGGATTATGCGGCCATTATTTCGCAGATAGAAACTGCCCGGATGGTGTAG
- a CDS encoding DoxX family protein, producing the protein MKKILFSNSPISRSLSLLLLRVGAAAFMMTHGWSKIMNFSEYLTKFADPIGVGPAVSLQLTIFAEFFCSILLALGFMTRWALIPLMITMIVAVFIAHGGDPFGHKEVGLLYLTIFISLFLSGPGNISMDAQILKKNRYR; encoded by the coding sequence ATGAAAAAGATACTCTTTTCCAATAGTCCTATATCTCGTAGCCTGTCACTTCTTCTCTTAAGGGTGGGAGCTGCTGCATTTATGATGACTCATGGATGGTCAAAAATCATGAATTTCAGCGAATACCTGACCAAATTCGCTGATCCCATAGGTGTCGGCCCAGCAGTATCTTTACAATTGACTATTTTCGCTGAGTTCTTCTGTTCTATATTGTTAGCACTTGGTTTTATGACCAGGTGGGCATTGATCCCGCTAATGATCACTATGATCGTGGCCGTATTTATTGCCCATGGAGGTGACCCATTCGGCCATAAGGAAGTGGGCTTGCTTTACCTGACCATATTTATCTCCCTCTTTCTTTCTGGCCCAGGAAACATTTCTATGGATGCACAGATCCTCAAAAAAAACCGCTACCGGTAA
- a CDS encoding nucleotidyltransferase family protein, translating into MNKPTLLILAAGIGSRYGGNKQIEGFGPNGETIIEYSIFDAIRAGFGKVVFIVREEILETVKEIFLPKLEGKITVDFVVQSLQTLVPEEYQTPERKKPYGTGHAVLCAKDAIDKPFAVINADDFYGKEAFQALGKFLKEDVKENLHCMVGYALKDVLSENGTVSRGVCETNEHFQLIGMTERTAIAREGDKIISREEEDPLVIAPETPVSMNCWGFHPSFFEEADRIWKAFLPENKDNIKSEFYIPSVANTLIEEKKANIAILEGGKTWFGVTYPEDKPVVVTALKRLHDKGDYPDHLWK; encoded by the coding sequence ATGAACAAACCTACACTTTTGATCCTGGCTGCCGGCATCGGCAGTCGATACGGAGGAAACAAACAAATCGAAGGATTCGGCCCCAATGGGGAAACCATCATAGAGTACTCCATATTCGACGCCATTCGTGCGGGCTTTGGAAAAGTGGTCTTCATCGTGCGCGAGGAAATTTTGGAAACGGTCAAGGAAATCTTTTTGCCTAAACTTGAAGGAAAAATAACCGTGGACTTTGTCGTACAATCCCTGCAAACCCTAGTGCCAGAAGAATATCAAACTCCTGAAAGAAAAAAACCCTACGGCACAGGTCATGCTGTACTCTGTGCCAAAGACGCCATCGACAAACCCTTTGCCGTGATCAATGCGGATGATTTTTATGGAAAAGAAGCCTTTCAAGCACTGGGCAAGTTCCTAAAAGAAGACGTCAAGGAAAACCTTCACTGCATGGTCGGCTACGCACTAAAAGATGTCCTCTCCGAAAACGGCACCGTCAGCCGCGGGGTATGCGAGACCAATGAGCACTTTCAGCTTATCGGCATGACAGAACGCACGGCCATTGCCCGCGAGGGAGACAAAATCATCAGCAGGGAAGAAGAAGATCCCTTAGTAATAGCTCCAGAGACCCCTGTGAGCATGAACTGCTGGGGCTTCCATCCTTCGTTCTTCGAAGAGGCGGACAGAATATGGAAAGCCTTCCTTCCCGAAAATAAGGACAATATCAAATCAGAGTTTTACATTCCTTCAGTAGCCAACACCCTTATCGAAGAGAAAAAAGCCAATATCGCCATTTTGGAAGGTGGCAAGACATGGTTTGGGGTGACCTATCCAGAAGATAAACCCGTAGTGGTAACCGCTTTAAAGCGTCTTCATGATAAGGGAGACTATCCTGACCACCTTTGGAAATAA
- a CDS encoding P-II family nitrogen regulator, protein MKKVEAIIRTSRFEVIQQCIAALGVKFLTFYEVKGMGLEHAKIEKYRGVAYEPAFIPRTKLEIVVTEELVEPVINCILKEGRTGQIGDGKIFVTDVLEAYRVRNDDKGADAL, encoded by the coding sequence ATGAAAAAAGTAGAAGCAATTATTAGAACATCTCGATTTGAGGTGATTCAGCAGTGTATTGCTGCGCTCGGAGTGAAGTTCCTTACATTTTATGAAGTAAAAGGTATGGGGCTTGAGCACGCAAAAATCGAAAAATACAGGGGGGTTGCTTATGAGCCCGCGTTTATCCCTCGGACAAAATTAGAAATCGTGGTTACCGAAGAATTGGTAGAGCCTGTGATCAACTGCATCCTCAAAGAGGGTCGTACGGGTCAGATTGGTGACGGAAAGATATTCGTGACCGATGTACTGGAAGCCTACCGGGTGAGGAATGATGACAAAGGAGCTGATGCCCTATAG
- a CDS encoding ammonium transporter, with product MNQELFTINNVWMMVATILVFIMHLGFASLEAGLTRAKNTVNILFKNSIIPAMGLLTYAFVGFNLMYPGEAFTGGFFGLSGLGLSLPEGWDTANYNEGYTFFTDFIFQAMFAATAATIVSGAVAERIKLGPFIIFSTLYVAICYPIVGMWKWGGGFLDSLDTPFYDFAGSTIVHSVGGWGALVGAYLLGPRIGKYTDKGMKAIPGHNIPMAVIGVFLLWFGWFGFNGGSVLTADPGTVSKVFVTTSIAGAAGAFGALVFSYIKFKSYDITMVLNGILAGLVGITAGADLMGVGESAIIGFVGGALVVFAVVFFDKVKVDDPVGAISVHLVGGIWGTLAVGIFGDLAGFSQVISQLIGIGAVGVFCVIFSFVVFYSMKRTVGIRVHEQEEVEGLDINEHSMRAYPDFATKE from the coding sequence ATGAATCAAGAATTATTTACCATCAATAATGTGTGGATGATGGTAGCCACTATCCTGGTATTTATCATGCACTTGGGCTTCGCCTCTTTGGAAGCCGGTCTTACCAGGGCCAAAAATACCGTCAACATTCTTTTTAAAAATTCCATTATCCCAGCCATGGGGCTATTGACATATGCCTTTGTGGGTTTTAATTTAATGTATCCAGGGGAGGCTTTTACAGGAGGCTTTTTCGGACTGAGCGGTCTGGGCCTGAGCCTGCCGGAAGGATGGGATACTGCTAATTATAACGAAGGCTACACCTTCTTTACGGACTTTATCTTTCAGGCCATGTTTGCAGCCACTGCAGCGACGATCGTTTCCGGTGCCGTAGCGGAGCGTATCAAACTTGGACCATTTATCATTTTCTCCACACTTTACGTGGCCATTTGCTATCCTATCGTGGGGATGTGGAAGTGGGGAGGAGGCTTTTTGGATAGCCTAGATACGCCATTTTATGATTTTGCAGGTTCTACGATCGTCCACTCTGTCGGTGGATGGGGCGCATTGGTAGGAGCTTACTTACTCGGCCCAAGGATCGGTAAATATACCGACAAGGGTATGAAAGCGATTCCAGGGCATAATATCCCAATGGCAGTAATCGGTGTATTCCTGCTTTGGTTTGGATGGTTTGGGTTTAACGGTGGGTCTGTCCTTACTGCTGATCCAGGGACTGTGTCAAAAGTTTTTGTGACCACTTCTATTGCGGGTGCTGCAGGAGCGTTTGGTGCCTTGGTTTTTTCCTACATCAAATTCAAATCCTACGATATTACCATGGTGTTGAACGGGATCTTGGCAGGATTGGTAGGCATTACTGCTGGAGCTGACCTGATGGGGGTAGGTGAATCTGCTATTATTGGATTTGTAGGAGGTGCCCTGGTTGTCTTTGCCGTTGTGTTCTTTGATAAAGTGAAAGTAGATGACCCTGTTGGTGCGATTTCCGTTCACTTGGTAGGTGGTATTTGGGGAACACTCGCAGTAGGGATCTTCGGTGATCTGGCTGGGTTCTCTCAGGTGATATCCCAGCTGATAGGAATTGGTGCAGTGGGGGTATTCTGTGTGATCTTCAGTTTTGTGGTGTTCTATTCCATGAAAAGGACAGTCGGTATCCGGGTGCACGAGCAGGAGGAAGTGGAAGGACTGGATATCAATGAGCACAGCATGCGTGCCTATCCTGATTTTGCCACAAAAGAATAA
- a CDS encoding DUF4382 domain-containing protein: METLPIKNWLFGLAGLLLMASCSSEDKETMEGTATVNVSLVDAPADYDEVWIEVLGVELLPGDEEEDGDGWVYIPYDEEDTHINLLSLVNGNEAYIGSEEISAGSISKLRLVLGDDNYLVINGEETPLTTPSAQQSGLKLQLDQELMAGIQYDLVIDFDAAKSIVKAGNSGQYILKPVLRVVAEQSASIEGKVLPVEAHPVIYGIINEDTVSTFADESGSFALRGLAEGDYTIIFDPTEEYEADTLYSVPTLDGEITVLDPVELETTADVEIEIETGN; encoded by the coding sequence ATGGAAACTTTACCTATTAAAAACTGGCTATTCGGGCTTGCAGGATTACTTTTAATGGCTTCATGTAGTTCAGAAGACAAAGAAACAATGGAGGGAACTGCCACAGTAAATGTCTCATTAGTGGATGCACCTGCGGATTATGATGAAGTATGGATTGAGGTTTTGGGAGTAGAGCTCCTACCAGGTGATGAAGAGGAAGATGGTGATGGCTGGGTCTATATCCCATACGATGAAGAAGATACGCACATTAACCTCCTTTCATTGGTCAATGGTAACGAGGCCTATATCGGATCAGAAGAAATTTCGGCAGGTTCAATTTCTAAATTGCGCTTGGTATTAGGTGACGACAATTATTTGGTCATAAATGGTGAAGAGACTCCGCTGACTACTCCAAGTGCCCAACAAAGCGGACTAAAGCTTCAACTCGACCAAGAACTCATGGCAGGCATTCAGTATGACTTGGTCATCGATTTTGACGCGGCCAAATCCATTGTAAAAGCAGGTAATTCTGGACAATATATCCTTAAGCCTGTCTTAAGGGTCGTAGCCGAGCAATCTGCATCGATCGAGGGGAAAGTACTTCCCGTTGAAGCCCATCCTGTAATCTACGGTATCATCAACGAAGACACTGTCAGTACCTTTGCTGACGAGTCTGGGTCCTTTGCACTGAGAGGACTTGCCGAAGGAGACTATACCATCATCTTCGATCCTACTGAAGAATACGAAGCGGACACCCTTTATAGTGTTCCTACTCTGGACGGTGAAATCACCGTTCTCGATCCTGTGGAATTGGAAACGACAGCAGATGTGGAAATAGAGATCGAAACCGGAAATTAA
- the chrA gene encoding chromate efflux transporter, which yields MTVRKVKYYLYLKDVITLSVTAFGGPQAFLAMVLDIMIKKRRYITEEELWELHALCQVLPGPTSTQTISAIGYRVGGPNLAYLSLLVWILPATTIMTGAAVLVDFLQTQTEGSLDFAKFIQPMAIGFIIYAAQKTIGKMVKTTEAMVLMLLSAFVAFFYNSPYIFPFMLVAGGITTSLKFNKQPKIEEKSGIKIQWANFLLWGGVLILAATLGHFTKILPIRLFENFYRNGSLIFGGGQVLVPYLYTEFVEFKAYLTSEEFLTGYAISQGVPGPTFSISSYIGALSMRSAGMGVGGAIVGGLVSAAGIFLPGTFLIFFVIRFWDELKKYRPVRAALEGINAVSCGMLIAAAYLLFEPMPANFFNIAAIAITYFLLQFTKIPSPIIIIGGILVGLGYQLAVNNLIG from the coding sequence GTGACCGTCCGAAAAGTAAAATATTACCTTTACCTGAAGGATGTTATCACCCTTTCAGTAACGGCCTTCGGGGGACCGCAGGCCTTCTTGGCCATGGTATTGGATATCATGATCAAGAAACGACGCTACATCACGGAAGAAGAACTTTGGGAACTTCACGCCCTCTGTCAGGTGCTCCCTGGCCCTACTTCCACACAGACCATCTCGGCCATTGGTTACCGGGTAGGTGGCCCTAACCTCGCTTACCTATCTCTTTTGGTATGGATCCTGCCGGCCACCACCATCATGACAGGCGCCGCGGTTTTGGTGGATTTCCTCCAGACCCAAACCGAAGGCTCGCTGGATTTTGCCAAGTTTATTCAGCCTATGGCCATCGGCTTTATCATTTATGCCGCTCAAAAAACCATTGGAAAAATGGTAAAAACCACTGAAGCAATGGTACTGATGCTGTTGTCGGCTTTTGTGGCTTTCTTTTATAATTCGCCCTATATTTTCCCTTTTATGCTGGTGGCCGGGGGCATCACCACCTCTCTGAAATTCAACAAACAACCTAAAATCGAAGAAAAAAGTGGCATCAAGATCCAGTGGGCCAATTTCCTGCTTTGGGGAGGAGTGCTGATCTTAGCGGCCACCTTGGGTCATTTTACAAAAATCCTCCCAATCCGATTGTTTGAGAACTTCTACCGTAACGGCAGTCTGATCTTTGGAGGAGGGCAGGTACTGGTGCCCTACTTGTACACGGAATTCGTGGAATTTAAGGCCTACCTTACCTCGGAGGAATTCCTGACGGGATATGCCATTTCACAGGGTGTCCCCGGACCCACTTTCAGCATCAGTTCCTACATAGGAGCCCTGTCCATGAGGAGTGCTGGAATGGGTGTAGGGGGAGCCATCGTAGGCGGTTTGGTTTCTGCAGCAGGAATATTTCTTCCTGGTACTTTCCTGATATTCTTCGTCATTAGGTTTTGGGATGAACTAAAAAAATACCGTCCCGTTCGGGCCGCTCTGGAAGGGATCAATGCAGTCAGCTGTGGTATGCTGATAGCCGCTGCCTATTTACTCTTCGAACCCATGCCTGCCAACTTTTTTAACATTGCAGCCATTGCCATCACCTATTTTCTGCTCCAATTCACTAAAATCCCTTCCCCAATAATCATCATTGGGGGTATCCTGGTGGGATTGGGTTACCAGCTAGCCGTTAATAACCTGATAGGGTAA
- a CDS encoding isopenicillin N synthase family dioxygenase — protein sequence MSEILFKEIPSLDLSDFTSGNAEQKEAFVQKLGDAYENIGFVAIKNHGLTQTLQDKLYAAIKAFFSLEDTIKSKYERPEIGYQRGYTGKGKEHAKGRNTGDLKEFYHVGQELSKIPDSDPLKGDYPPNVWPEEIPDFKDTALEVFRIIEAAGKAMLQAIAVHLGLDEMYFEDKVLHGNSILRPIHYFPIENPAEVPADAVRAAEHGDINLITLLMGASADGLQVLRKDGQWIPITALPDQLVVNVGDMLERLTNKKLKSTIHRVVNPPREKMNSSRYSIPFFMHPRSEMDLTCLDSCVDQANPKAFSDATAGAFLEERLRELGLRK from the coding sequence ATGAGCGAAATCCTCTTTAAAGAAATCCCTTCCTTAGACCTATCCGATTTTACCTCGGGCAATGCCGAACAAAAAGAGGCATTTGTACAAAAACTTGGTGATGCCTACGAGAATATTGGTTTTGTAGCCATAAAAAACCACGGGCTTACCCAGACACTTCAAGACAAGCTCTATGCTGCGATCAAAGCTTTTTTCTCCCTTGAAGACACCATCAAATCCAAATATGAGCGGCCAGAAATTGGCTACCAGCGTGGCTATACAGGGAAAGGCAAAGAGCATGCAAAAGGCAGAAACACAGGGGATTTGAAGGAATTTTATCATGTAGGGCAGGAATTGTCAAAAATCCCTGACTCCGATCCGCTCAAAGGGGATTATCCTCCAAATGTATGGCCAGAAGAAATCCCGGACTTTAAAGACACTGCGTTGGAAGTTTTTCGCATCATAGAAGCTGCTGGGAAGGCCATGCTACAGGCAATTGCCGTGCACTTAGGCCTTGATGAGATGTACTTTGAGGACAAAGTACTCCACGGCAACTCTATTCTACGCCCTATCCATTATTTTCCCATCGAGAATCCTGCAGAAGTTCCAGCAGATGCTGTCCGCGCAGCCGAACACGGCGACATCAACCTCATCACTTTGCTAATGGGAGCAAGTGCGGACGGGCTTCAGGTACTGCGGAAAGATGGCCAATGGATCCCCATTACCGCCCTTCCAGACCAACTCGTGGTCAATGTAGGGGACATGCTCGAAAGACTCACCAATAAGAAGCTAAAATCTACCATCCACCGTGTGGTCAATCCTCCACGGGAAAAGATGAACAGCAGCCGCTATTCCATTCCGTTTTTTATGCACCCAAGGTCAGAAATGGACCTCACCTGCCTAGATAGTTGTGTGGACCAAGCAAACCCCAAAGCCTTTTCAGATGCCACGGCGGGAGCGTTTCTGGAAGAGAGACTTCGTGAATTGGGGCTTCGAAAATAG
- the recO gene encoding DNA repair protein RecO, producing MIKKTQGIVIHYIKYRESSIIVKIFTRDLGLKSYIVNGVRSAKSKSKMALYQPLSLLDLVVYDKENASLNRISEVKLTYPFKRIPFDYYRSGVAMFVGEILSKSIYENYQNEYLFDFIYQSIAFLDSEPISLSTYPLSFLLETSRFLGFAPDSAGEFFEQTHPDVNDPYFSLEEKKHFTQLLKKPFDPEVKIPSTIRKSLLDDLLAFYKIHLDTFFEIRSLEVLRNLM from the coding sequence ATGATCAAGAAAACCCAAGGCATCGTCATCCATTACATAAAATACCGTGAGTCGTCCATTATCGTGAAGATCTTCACTCGGGATTTGGGACTCAAGAGCTATATCGTCAACGGTGTCAGAAGCGCCAAGTCCAAATCAAAGATGGCCCTTTATCAGCCACTCAGCCTTCTTGATCTAGTCGTTTATGATAAGGAAAACGCTTCGCTAAACCGCATTTCTGAAGTGAAGCTGACGTATCCCTTCAAACGAATACCTTTTGATTATTACCGTTCAGGAGTGGCCATGTTTGTAGGAGAAATCTTAAGCAAATCAATTTATGAAAACTATCAAAATGAATACCTGTTTGATTTTATCTATCAATCAATTGCTTTTTTGGACAGTGAACCCATTAGCCTAAGCACCTACCCCCTATCTTTCCTGTTGGAGACTTCTCGGTTTTTGGGTTTTGCCCCAGATTCTGCCGGAGAATTTTTTGAACAAACCCACCCAGATGTAAACGACCCCTATTTCAGTCTGGAAGAGAAAAAACATTTTACTCAACTGTTGAAAAAACCATTTGATCCCGAGGTGAAAATCCCCTCAACCATAAGAAAAAGTTTATTGGATGACCTATTGGCCTTTTATAAGATACACTTGGACACCTTTTTCGAAATCCGATCATTGGAAGTTTTAAGGAATTTGATGTAG
- a CDS encoding thymidine kinase yields MFIEPAIGNNNPKDKKGHIEVICGSMFSGKTEELIRRLNRALIAKQKVEIFKPAIDTRYHESDVVSHNETVIRSTPVQFADDIILLAGDCDVVGIDEAQFFDQQIVTVANKLATAGKRVIMAGLDMDFEGRPFDPMPQLLASAEYVTKVHAICMKCGDLASYSYRLTPAKEKVVLGEKDSYEARCRKCFYENKA; encoded by the coding sequence ATGTTCATAGAACCTGCCATAGGAAACAACAACCCCAAAGATAAAAAAGGACACATTGAGGTGATCTGCGGATCGATGTTTTCGGGCAAAACCGAAGAACTTATCCGCCGGCTAAACAGGGCCCTCATCGCCAAACAAAAGGTGGAAATCTTCAAACCCGCGATCGATACCCGGTACCATGAAAGCGATGTCGTCTCCCACAATGAAACAGTGATCAGGTCAACTCCTGTGCAGTTTGCCGATGACATTATTTTGCTCGCAGGAGACTGCGATGTGGTAGGGATCGACGAAGCCCAGTTCTTCGACCAACAGATCGTAACGGTTGCGAACAAGCTCGCCACTGCCGGCAAAAGAGTGATTATGGCTGGCTTGGACATGGATTTTGAGGGAAGGCCTTTTGATCCGATGCCGCAGCTTTTGGCCAGCGCTGAATACGTCACCAAAGTACACGCCATCTGCATGAAATGCGGCGACCTTGCATCATACAGCTACCGCCTAACCCCTGCCAAGGAAAAGGTAGTACTGGGAGAAAAAGACAGCTACGAAGCTCGCTGTCGAAAATGCTTCTACGAAAACAAAGCTTAA
- a CDS encoding 2Fe-2S iron-sulfur cluster-binding protein has protein sequence MPKIIIENLYHKEISAKEPDYKVIEIIHDNYVDWMHACGKKGRCTTCMMIVEDGMENLSELTEREVSYRNLGKLKPNQRLTCQARLKEGTIRIRVNDQYKLPHMDYSE, from the coding sequence ATGCCTAAAATAATAATTGAAAACCTATACCACAAGGAGATTTCCGCAAAAGAACCTGATTACAAAGTTATCGAAATTATCCATGATAATTATGTAGATTGGATGCATGCTTGTGGAAAAAAAGGACGCTGCACCACTTGCATGATGATCGTGGAAGATGGAATGGAAAACCTTTCTGAGCTCACCGAAAGGGAAGTTAGCTACCGAAATCTGGGAAAGCTAAAACCCAATCAACGGCTTACATGTCAAGCTCGCCTAAAAGAAGGCACCATCCGCATCCGCGTCAATGACCAGTACAAGCTACCACATATGGATTACAGCGAATGA
- a CDS encoding sulfatase-like hydrolase/transferase: MYKIGCFLFVEWLLITPLMAQDIFSPPASGGESRPNYVLIVADDLGYGDLSFTGSTQIKTPHIDQLAESGVFFPEGYVSSAVCSPSRAGLLTGRNQVRFGYDNNLANNQPGFDPAFLGLPVGVKTVGDHLKELGYVTGMVGKWHLGYEDQFFPVNRGFDEFWGYRGGGHDYFEASEAKRGYKAKIECNYKTPQEITYITDDKGDECVNFIYRHQDEPFFLYASFNAPHTPMQATAEDLAIYQHIEDEKRRTYAAMVHRLDVNVGRIVAAVEEAGLLENTIFVFISDNGGPVMTNGSINAPYNGKKGTLLEGGIRVPFFISWSGHLQPGEVFDYPVSALDLTPTFVALAGREATEQDQFDGLNLMPYLLGHKDGAPHEEMKWKFTVSAAIRDGKWKLVRLPDRLPMLFNLQTDFSEQHDVALENLTLTKSLLKKLGDWDVRLPHPLFLEGPEWRKVQVGQYDKKYPIVQPH, encoded by the coding sequence ATGTATAAGATCGGATGTTTCCTGTTTGTTGAATGGCTATTGATAACGCCTTTAATGGCCCAAGATATTTTCTCACCCCCCGCATCAGGAGGGGAGTCTCGTCCCAATTATGTGCTTATTGTCGCCGATGACCTTGGTTACGGGGATTTGAGCTTTACGGGAAGCACCCAGATCAAAACGCCCCATATTGACCAACTTGCTGAATCGGGTGTTTTTTTTCCGGAGGGGTATGTTTCTTCTGCGGTGTGTAGTCCATCCCGGGCGGGCTTACTTACCGGTCGTAACCAAGTGCGCTTTGGCTACGATAATAATTTGGCCAATAACCAGCCGGGATTTGATCCTGCTTTTTTGGGATTGCCGGTAGGTGTAAAGACGGTGGGTGACCACCTAAAGGAACTGGGGTATGTTACCGGCATGGTTGGGAAATGGCATTTGGGGTATGAAGACCAATTTTTCCCCGTGAATCGTGGCTTTGATGAATTTTGGGGGTATAGGGGTGGAGGCCATGATTATTTTGAGGCCTCGGAAGCTAAGCGCGGCTACAAGGCCAAAATTGAATGTAATTATAAAACCCCGCAGGAAATCACTTATATTACTGATGACAAAGGGGACGAATGTGTCAACTTTATTTACCGCCATCAGGATGAGCCATTTTTCCTATATGCTTCATTCAATGCACCGCATACCCCCATGCAGGCAACTGCTGAAGATTTGGCCATCTACCAACATATCGAAGATGAAAAAAGGAGGACCTATGCTGCTATGGTACATCGGTTGGATGTAAATGTAGGGAGGATTGTTGCTGCCGTGGAGGAGGCGGGTTTACTTGAAAATACCATTTTTGTATTTATCAGTGATAATGGTGGTCCTGTGATGACCAATGGTTCCATCAATGCACCATATAATGGCAAGAAAGGCACGCTGCTGGAAGGAGGCATCAGGGTGCCATTTTTCATCAGTTGGTCTGGACACCTTCAGCCTGGAGAAGTGTTTGATTATCCGGTAAGTGCATTGGACCTCACGCCCACCTTTGTTGCGCTTGCGGGTAGGGAGGCCACAGAGCAGGATCAATTCGATGGGCTCAATCTGATGCCTTACCTGCTAGGCCACAAGGATGGTGCGCCACATGAGGAGATGAAATGGAAGTTTACCGTTAGTGCAGCGATCCGGGATGGGAAATGGAAATTGGTAAGGCTCCCGGACAGGTTACCGATGCTATTTAATCTCCAAACGGATTTTTCAGAGCAACATGACGTAGCCTTGGAAAATCTAACGCTTACCAAAAGCCTCCTCAAGAAACTTGGGGATTGGGACGTAAGGTTACCGCATCCGTTGTTCTTGGAGGGCCCTGAATGGCGTAAAGTCCAAGTGGGCCAATACGACAAAAAATATCCCATTGTGCAGCCTCACTAA